The following is a genomic window from Dama dama isolate Ldn47 chromosome 4, ASM3311817v1, whole genome shotgun sequence.
TTCTTTTTGACGCAAGGAACCCACTCACACTAGCTTAGGCTAAAAGGGCATTTTTTGGAAGGCTACAGAGATATGGAAAATAGGGCAAGACACACAGATGGGTAGCCAGATCCTAAGAACCTGAATGCAAGCAGGAAGTGTATTCAGGTCAGTCTCTGTGGGTCACGTGATCTCTTGGGTCTCATATCTTTTGGTCTACTTATTCTAAATCCTTCTAGCCATGTGACTTTAGGAAAGCTTCTTAAccactctgagccttggtttcctcatctgtaaactggggttAATAGTTCCAAGCTCACTGGGTAGATTCTGTGATGGGTACGCAAACATGCTGTTAGGAGTTGATTTTGTCCtggaacaaatgaaaatggacaaCCTCCTATCAGTAGTTGGCTAAAGCTGGGCAGAATAAATCACCTCTCCCAGAATCTGGATGTTTAGACAGGAAAGACACAAGGAACATCTTGGAGGAAAGTCCCTGGAAGGCGGTAGTTCCTCTGAGGTTTGATAACAGCTTCCTCCCAGATGCTATGGGCTGCCTCAGTGACCTTCCGATTAGTCCTCAGGCTTTAATCAGTCAAGGCCAGCTACAGCAGGTCTCCATAACCCCAACAAAGACTACAGAGGACAATGAATGCCCCAGCCTCAGGAGAAGAAATCTGATTGGCAGCCTGGGGCAGGTATCCACTAGTGGTCCAAGCATCTCTGGCCCAGAGGCAAGAGCTCCCGGTTAAGACAGCCatctaaaaataattcatttgaatcggttctaatgagatggatgaaactggagcccattatacaaaatgaagtaagccagaaagataaagaacattacagcatactaacacatatatatggaatttagaaggatggtaacgataaccctatatgcaaaacagaaaaagagacacagaagtacagaacagacttttgaactctgtgggagaaggtgagggtgggatgtttcgaaagaacagcatgtatattatctatggtgaaacagatcaccagcccaggtgggatgcatgagacaagtgctcgggcctggtgcactgggaagacccagaggaatcgggtggagagggaggtgggaggggggatctggatggggaatacgtgtaactctatggctgattcatatcaatgtatgacaaaacccactgaaatgttgtgaagtaattagcctccaactaataaaaaaaattaaaaaaaaaaaaaagacagccatCTAGTCAGTCAGCAAAAATCAGTTGAGCCTGCTGTGAGTGGCGTGCTGGGGACAGCCATGAACAAGACACGGCTTAGCCTCATGAGCTCATGTAGTGGATGAGAGGCGCGTTCACTTCCTGTCAGTGCTGTAAGGGCGACCACAAGATAGTGGCTTAAATAAAACAATGCAAACGTATTATCTTACAGCTCCCGAGGTCAGGAGTCTGTAGTGGGTCTCACTAAGCCAAAACCAAGCAAGGTGTCAGgacttcccggtggtccagtggctaagactccaagctcctggTACAGGGcgaccgggttcaatccctgatcaaggaactagatcccacaagctgcaactaggATGTGGtgcaatcaaattaaaaaaaaaaaattatttaaaataaaatcaagatgtcAACAGGGGCTGGGAATTTGTCTCAAGGGCACTTGAGAGCCACAGAGAGTTTGTGAACAGAGGAGAGGTAGGCTCAGCTCGGGTTGAAAGACACACAGACATGATCTAAGGTGACAGGTAAAGTACAATAGCAGTAGAAGCAGCTTGGGGCACTCTGGGAGCCTAAAGGAGACACCTTTCCCAACTtaagcgtgtgtgtgtctgtctgtataGGAAGTGAAGATGAGAGAGATGGCAGGAATCTCCCCAAGGCAACTGCCATTCTCATTGAGTTTCCCCCCAGCTTTATGGAAGTACGATTGACAATTAAACATTGTATATATCAGTATTTCAGTTCTACAATGTGATTTCTTATGcactgtgaaatgattatcactgtcaagttaattaacacatctgtCATCTATTTGTGGTGAGGACAAAAGATCCACTCTCAGCTACTTCTCAGTATATaatccaatctttttttttttttttgccacactgcctggcatataggatcttagttccctgatcagggattgaacccacactcacTGGACCGTCAGGAAAGTccctatttgttaatttttgaggGACCTTCACacttttttccatagtggctgtaccaacttacattgcTTCACAATCCCCTCTccaacatttctctttttttttttttttttggctgagctgcctggcttgtgggatctcagtcccctgaccagggactgaacctgggccccagcagtgaaagcaccaaatcctaaccactaggccaccaaggACCTTGCCCTCTCTGTCATAACCTGTTAGCCAACCTAACAAGTTATGTGAGGTGATAATCtcactgtggttctgatttgtatttccctaatgaataGTGATTGCATTGAGCCTTGAAGGGCAATGAGCATCTAATTAGAAAGGTgtgttgggggggaggggagaggggaaggggggaggggaggccgggCAGGGAGCACCCGTGGCGGAGGAAACATCATGTGGAAAGGCCCAGAGGTTTGAAACAGCTTTGAGGGAACTAGTGGTTTCAATGATAGCACCACCAAAATACTTCGTCATCTGTGGAACCTATGAATGTGATCTTACTTGGAAAGTGATCCTTGAAGATGGGAGTAAGTTAAGGATCTCAAGATAAGATATCCTGGGTTATCCAAGTAGACCCTGCGTCTAAATACAAGTTTCTTTATAAGAGACAAaagaggaggacttccctggtggctcagtggtaaagaatccacctgccaaggggacacgggttccatccctggtctgggaaagtcttaacatgccacggagcaacaaatcctgtgagccacaactattgagcctgtgctctggagcccagaagccacaaatactgagcccatgtgccacaattactgaagcccaagtgccctagagcctatgctctgcaacaagaagccaccacagtgagaagcccccacatcgcaactagagaggagcctccgctctctgcaactagagaaaagcccgtgcagcaatgaagagccagtgcaacaaaaaataaataatttaaaaagagagacaaaagaggagaGGACAGGGAGAAGAGCAAAAAGCCATGTGAAGTTGGAGACAGAAGCTGAACTCAATTTCTTGCCTCCTTCCCTGGAAGTTGAAGGTGAGAGGTTGGAGATTGGAAGTGAGAAGTTCCAGCCCTCTGGTCATGTGACTGGTCTTTCTGGTCCTGCCCAGCCCCCATCCTGAGTCACCTCATTAGTGTAAACTCAGGTGTGGTCAGGGAACCCCTCTTAATAACAAAGACACCTATCTGGAAGTTCCAGGAAGTTAGAGGTTGTCACCCGAGAAACAGCCCAAGACCAGGTGCATTTTCCAGTATATGACAACAACGCAGAGGGGGCCAGGAtccttttgttcattcatttaacaaatattgatgGAGCACAGGCTGTGCGCCAGTCATGGTTCTAGGTGCTGGAGATCCAGCAGGATAAACATACCATGGTCCTCCTGGAGTTGAAGTCCTAATGGGGACAACTGACaataaagaagataaacaaactgCAGTGGTGTGTCAGAAGGTGATAAGTGACAAGGGAGAAAGCAAAGCTCGGATGAGTGGGGGTGCTGGGAGGGGTTGCAACTTGAAAATGCGTGGTTGGGGAAGGCTTTGccttgtgtattttaaaaaaagatttggggGAGGGTTGTACCGGGTCTTCATGGCCATGCTCTGGCTTTCTCTACTTGAGGCAAACGGGGGCTCCTCTTCATtacggtgtgcgggcttctcattgcggtggcttctcttgttgcagagcgtgagctcctggcacacaggcttcagcagttgaaGCAggcgggttcagtagttgcagctcgccTTTGCCTTGTGTGTTTGAGCAAAGACCTGAGTGAGATCAGGTTGAGCCATGTGGGTATCTGGGGGAAGGGCATTCCCGACtgagggaacagccagtgcaaaggccctggggcaggaatgtGCCTGCCTCAGACAAGTGTGGCCGGACtggagagaggcaggaggagaggccAGGTCTGTCTAGGCCACAATGAGGACTTGGACTCGTGTGACAGGTGTGCGGGTGGGGGGCAGCGTGGAGCAGAGGAGAGAGGTGAGGGGACTTAGGTCTTCACAGGCTCCCTCAGGCTGCACATGGAGAACAGACAGGCAAGTGAGGACTGAGGCAGGGAGGCTGGTAGGGTGAGTAGGAAACAATGATTTTCAGGTGGGTGATGGTGGTGGCAGTGGCAGGGGTGCGATGCAGTGGGATTCTGAATACATTCTGATGATCAGTCAACAAACTTGCTGATGGATTGGACTGTCAATGGGCAGTGAGAGGCAGAGTCACAGGTCCCCTCCAAGGCTTTGGGCCGGAACACCTGGAAGGATGGAGCTCTCACTTATCTCCCTGTGGAAGGAGATGGGGGTtggagagtgggggtggggtctcAAAGCAAAGGTGAAGGGCTCAGGGTGACCGCCTCCTTGCCCGGGCTGCGTTAATTCTAGCTAGAGACAGATCCACGTTGGACCCCCGGCGCCACATTCACTGTGTCCCACCCGGGCTATCAACCCAAGCTCAGACCCCTTGAGCGTTAAGTCCCGCTAAAGCGCCCACTGCGGCATCAGCTGCCACCTGTCACCACCAGGTGGCGCCCCTTGCACCAGCCCGATCCACCCCAGCTCACTCTCCCCCCaaaattttctttcactttcgcTCTCTGGCTGTCACCCGGCGTGGCCCCTTCCACACCCAGCTGGGGCAAGCCTGGTGCGTGAGGAGAAATGGACTCCGGGTCCCCGAAGGGCGGGGCCGGGGTCCCCCTCCTGGAGCTGAGCGCAGACGGCTGGGGGTCGGGTTCCTGGGTCCCTGGCCTGCGCAGAGTTGCGGGCACCGGACGTCGGGGTTCTTAGAAGGGGAGATGAGGAGTTTTCACCGTAACTGTGCTTCACGCAGGAAGCCCTATAGAGTAGGAGGCGGAAACTTAGCCACATCAAAGGACcgagggaggggcggggaggtgaAGGGGCGGGCAAGGAaggggctggggtgtgggggtCCGAGACTCGCTCTTCTGTCCCTTCCAAGATCCGGCCACAGGCATGAAGGGCCCCCGGCAGAAATGATAGTGCTGGCGCCAGCCTGGAGCCCAACTGTGCGTATCCCTAGGGGTTAAGGTGGGGGCATGGCAGTGTCAAGATGGGCAGAGCTGAGAGGGGAGGTGGACAGAGTTGCGGTGGACACGAGTGCGGAGATgaacaggggtggggggagatggagAGAGTTTGGAGGAGATGGACAGAGTTCGGGGGAGATGGACAGAGTTGGGGTGGTCAGGAGTGAGCAGATGGACAGAGGTGAGAGATTgacaggggtgggggagatggaCAGAGGTGGGGGAGATGGACAGAGTTGGGGGGAGAtggacaggggtgggggagatggaCAGGGTTGGGGGAGATTgacaggggtgggggagatggacagaggtggggggagatggacaggggtggggagatggacagaggtggggggagatggacaggggtggggagatggacagaggtggggggagatggacaggggtggggagatggacaggggtggggagagatggacagaggtggggggagatggacaggggtggggagatggacagaggtggggggagatggacaggggtggggagatggacagaggtggggggagatggacaggggtggggagatggacagaggtggggggagatggacaggggtggggagatggacagaggtggggggagatggacaggggtggggagatggacagaggtggggggagatggacaggggtgggggagatggaCAGAGGTGGGGAGATGGACAGGGGTGGGGAGATGGACAGAGTTGGGGGGAGATGGACAGAGGTGGGGGGAGATGGACAGGGTTGGGGGAGATTgacaggggtgggggagatggaCAGAGGTGGGGAGATGGACAGAGGTGGGGGAGATGGACAGAGGTGGGGAGAGATGGACAGGGTTGGGGGAgattggcaggggtgggggagattGACAGGGGTGGGGAGATGAGGAGATGGACAGGGGTAGGGGAAATTGACACAGGTTGGGGGAGGAGAACAGAGGTGGGGCAGATGGACAGAGCTGGCATGGACAGAAGTGGGCGAGATGGACAGGGGTGAGGGAAGAAATAGGGAGGTGGGGGCAAATGGGGAAGATAGGACTCAGATCTAGGGAGAAACaggagagatgagcatgaaaagacagaggaacggGCAGAGATGAAAAAATCCTGGGCAGAGGTGAGCAGAAGTGGAGAGAGATGGGCTGAAGTGCGGAGATGGGAGGTGAGACAGACAGCGGGGCAGAGGAAGGTGAAAACTGTTCAGCACGTgtccagaggcagagagagatacAGGGAAAGATGGTCGGAGGTGGGCACACAGGAGCCAAGCGGAAAAGGGGTTGAGAAGTGGGAAAGCTGGAAAGggaaaagagggaagagagaacAGGGGTCTGCAGGGGGCAGCCTCCACGAGGGAGGGGGCCGTGTGTGGAGTCCATGGAGCCCCCGCCCTGCCCGCCCGCAGACctcccttctgctgctgctgttactgcTCAGCCCTGGCCTCCAAGGGACCCCCGACTGCTCCTTCCGCCACAGCCCCATCTCCTCCACCTTTGCCATCAAGATCAGCAAGCTGGTGAGCGTCCCTGTTCCCAATCCGCGCCCTAGGTGCTGTCTCTGGGTCTGACTTCCCCCTATCAAAAGTTTCTGTggccccctgcctcctccctctgggTTCCCTTCCGTCGTCCGTCCCTCCATCCTTGCTCCCTTCGCTATGGGTCTCTGTCCCCCTTTCTCTGGGTCCCCATCTCcccaccctgggtccccgcccccTTCTTTCTGggtccccgccccctccctctggGATTCTGCCCCCTCCCTGGGTCTCCGCCCCCTTCTCTTTGGGTCCCCGCCCCCTCACTCTGGGTCCCCGCCCCATCTCTCGGGTCTCTGTCTCTTCTCTGGGTCCCCACCTCTCCCCTCTCTGGGTCCCCGCCCCCTCTCTGGGACTCCGCCCCCTTCTCTTTGGGACAGCCCCCCCCATTCTGGGTCTCCACCCCCTCACTCTGGGTCCCCGCCCCCTCTCTGGGACTCCGCCCCCTTCTCTCTGGGTCCCTGCCCCCTCTCTCTGGGTCCccatagtttgtttcctcctgtctGCGCAGGCCTGACCCCGTTTTCTCCCGCAGTCCAAGTACCTGCTTCAAGATTACCCCGTCACTGTTGCCTCCAATCTTCAGGACGTGAGTCACAGACGGGAGGGGCCCAGgatggaggtgggaaggagagatTAGGCCACCCCCTTGCCCGGGACCCAGGagtcctggcccccagccccctcTGCCCACCCGCGGGACCCAGAGCCTGGGTGGTCTCCCCCCCAGGACAAGCTCTGCGGGGCGTTCTGGCGTCTGGTCCTGGCCCAGCGCTGGATGGGACGGCTCAAGACCGTGGCTGGGTCGGAGATGGAGAAACTGCTGGAGGATGTCAACACCGAGATACACTTTGTCACCTCATGTGCCTTCCAGGTCAGCCCTGAACTTGGGGGATAAGTGCGGGGAGCCTGATGCTTTCCTAGGGATTGGCAGCAAAGGTCTGCTGGGCCTTACTGGAGGTTTCTCCTTGACTGGGAGCACCCCAAGGGAGGTGGAGCTGGAACCTCAGACCTGCTGGGGTCTGGTGTGGGAAGTGACACTTCTTTAAGTACTGGAGGATGCCCAGGGGTAAGGGCCCAAGGCATCAATTCTGCTCATTTCTCAGGCCCTGTTGAAGAATGTTGCTAAGGGGTTCTTACCCTTAGCAACAGGGAGAAGGAGGGAAATCTAAACACCCTCCTGATCCGGGTCTGACTGGGTCCCCGTTGCTAGAGGGCGTTGCTAAGGATGCTTCCCCCTAGCAACCAGGGGTAGCAAGGGTCCAGACCCTCCACGAGACCCAGGCCTCACCCTTGACCTGAGGTGACACTGGGGGTGATGCCGTGGTGAcgtctccctcccctgcccccagccccttcccagcTGTCTTCGCTTCGTCCAGGCCAACATCTCCCACCTCCTGCAGGACACTTACCAGCAGCTGGAGGCCTTGAAGCCCTGGATCACCCACCGGAATTTCTCCCGGTGCCTGGAACTGCAGTGTCAGCCGGGTAAAGCCTCCCACCGCCTCCAAGCCCACCGCCCCACGAACTCCTCTCCCACCTTTACAGTCCCTTACCCAGTCCACTCAGGGCTCCCatgggctgtgtgactttgggtctgtttccccaagctcatccccctctgggcctctgtttacTTGTCTCTGAGAAGGGAGTAACCAGCCTTGCTTGTTTCTCTGAGGCAACTCTATCCCATAGAAACAGAATGAGAGTCACATGTTTGAGTGTAAATTTTCTTATAGCCatgtttaaaaaagttaaaaagaaaaaaaggtaaactCACTTATTTTTCAGGATTCttaatgtttgttattttttagtATGCTATAGgtgggtttatttttaaaacttttttacatTGGGATAATTACAGATTCACAGGAAGGGGCAAAGAAACATACAGGAAGGTTCTGGACACCCTTTACCCAGCCTCCCCAGTGGTCCATTTTGCTTAGTAATGTTAATTACAGCACAAGAAATTGACATGGGTGCAATCCACAGAGTTTATTCAGAGTTTATCAGTTATGTATGCATAACTGCAtaactgcatgtgtgtgtagtAAGTAGTGTCTATTAGCTGCTGTAACAAGGTACCACCAACCAAAGTGATTTAAAGAGGAGAAGTTCATCCTCTTATAACTGAGGTGTCAGCAGGACTGGCTCCTTCTGAGGGCTGTGAGGGAAGGATCTGTTTCAGTTGTctcccttggcttgtagatggccattTTCATGTTCGTGGTGCTCTCCCCCACACATATCTCTGTGTCTAGATTtctccttcttataaggacaccagtcatattgtaTTAGGGCCACCACTAAcaatctcattttaacttgatcacATCTTTGAAGACCTgatctccaaataaggtcacattccgaGGTACTAGGGATTAGGACTGCAtcgtatgaagaaaaaaaatttttttcccggCTGTACCAcacggcttgtaggatcttatttcctcaaccagggatggaacccgtgcctTGTGCAATAGGGGCTAGGAGCCTGAACCACTGGacgggactgccagggaaatccctgagtTTGTGTAATTTGATCCCCATCCCAGaactcccacctccatcccctggCAACCAGTAATGCTATTGAATTTAATTCtcatagttttataatttttaagataattatttcAATCACAAAGAGccctttagaaaataattttattcatttatttttggctgctctgggtctttgttgctgtgcgcgGGCTTCCTCTGGTTGCTGCAAGCGGGAGCTCCTCTTCCTTGCGGTGTGTGCACAtgtcattgaggtggcttctcttgttggggagcacagactctaggtggTAGGGCCTCAGTAGTcttggcacacagacttagttgccctgcagcatgtacTGAACCTGcgttagcagacagattcttatctactgcaccaccagggaaatcctttttttttttaaagctttgtgtgtgtgtgtgtggctctgctgggtcttcattgcagcacacaggctttcgGTTGGTATGCCGGCTTAGTTGTCCCtcgacatgtgagatcttagttccctgaccagggatgaaaccagcATCCTCTGCATTttaaggcggattcttaaccacttaaccACTGTTTGCTATTCATATTTACATGCATCACTAATTATCCATTCAACTAAGTTTTACTAACCATCTCCTTGATGCTTGGCATTGGAGACACAGCATAGAACAAGATCAAGTTTGTGTCCATGGGGCACTAACCTGCTGACAGGTTAGTCAGCAGGTTGTCAGTTCAGGGAGACATGGTAAACATGTAAACATATAAACAAACAGGAAAGTGTCTTGAGTGTAATGAGTCCTATGCAGGCACATTAAAACAGGGTGGTGGAATGATGGCTTGAAGTGGTCGGCTGGAAAGTCACCGAAAGTTGCAAACAGGGGAACAGgtagtgcaaaggtcctgaggcagaaaCCCACCTCCCTATTTAAGGAATCAAGAGGGAGCCCCAGTGGCTGAGGCCAAgtaagcaaaggggaaaaggtgtGGAGTGAGGGTACGGAGGGAATAAAGGGGGCCAGCTCACGTGGGGCCTTGTGAGCCATCATGGCTTCATACAGTGTATCTTTTATTGTTCTATTATCTGTCCATTCACTCAGATATttaatttatgtaaattaaactatttgggcttccctgacatctcagcagtaaagaatctgcctgccaatgcaggagatttggggtttgatccctggtgcctggagaaggaaatggcaacccactcaggtattcttgcctgggaaaccccatggacagaggagcctggtgggctacagtccttggggtcacaaagactcggacataacttagagactaaacaacaagtacTAGGTTCTGGCGATGTCTCCTGTCACCCTCCTGGAGCTCATAGACTCCTGGGGGAAGAAGATGAATATATAAATCAATAGGTAAGCAATAAACACATGTTTGTCCAATTATAAGGTGCAGGGAAtttcctcgtggtccagtggttaggactctgcacttccactgctgggggcctagtttcaatccctggtctggtcagggaactaatatcgt
Proteins encoded in this region:
- the FLT3LG gene encoding fms-related tyrosine kinase 3 ligand isoform X1 — its product is MIVLAPAWSPTTSLLLLLLLLSPGLQGTPDCSFRHSPISSTFAIKISKLSKYLLQDYPVTVASNLQDDKLCGAFWRLVLAQRWMGRLKTVAGSEMEKLLEDVNTEIHFVTSCAFQPLPSCLRFVQANISHLLQDTYQQLEALKPWITHRNFSRCLELQCQPDSPTLLPPRSPGALGATSLPAPQSPLLLLLLLLLLPVALLLLAAAWCLCWRRRRRRTPYPGERRRTLRPRESSHLPADTESELGGSQLEPGPFFGHTAPVTVPPGWRQRQHPPSAPPSPLCTKPLSPGNCI
- the FLT3LG gene encoding fms-related tyrosine kinase 3 ligand isoform X2 yields the protein MIVLAPAWSPTTSLLLLLLLLSPGLQGTPDCSFRHSPISSTFAIKISKLSKYLLQDYPVTVASNLQDDKLCGAFWRLVLAQRWMGRLKTVAGSEMEKLLEDVNTEIHFVTSCAFQDTYQQLEALKPWITHRNFSRCLELQCQPDSPTLLPPRSPGALGATSLPAPQSPLLLLLLLLLLPVALLLLAAAWCLCWRRRRRRTPYPGERRRTLRPRESSHLPADTESELGGSQLEPGPFFGHTAPVTVPPGWRQRQHPPSAPPSPLCTKPLSPGNCI